The genomic DNA CGCTTGTAGCATAGCGGCAACCACTATAGGCGGAGCTGCCATGCTTGGCCGTACAGGTACAATTTATCAAAAAGGCTTAGCTGGAGTTACAATGGCTCTTCCCTATTTGTTAGCAATGGTTTTAATGGGTTTTGCTTTTCCAAGAATTGCAAAAATAGGAAAAAAATATAATGTCTCAACCTTGCCGCAATTATTCGGTGCACGCTACGGAAAAACCATACAAGCCATTATCGGTATAATCTGTTCTATAGGAATGGGCGCAAGTGTTGCAACTCAGATTTCAGGCTGTTCCACCGTCTTTAGCATTATGGGCGGTGATTCCCTTGGCATTTCTTATGAAACAGCAGCTATTTTTGCCACAATAATTTTTATAGTATATGTTCTTTTCTCGGGCTTATATAGTGTTGTCTGGACGGACGTAGTACAAGCTGTTCTTTTAGTTGGTATGATTTATCTTTTGCTCCCTATAAAAGGTATAGCTGATGCTGGCGGATGGGAAGTCGTAAAAAATACTATTCCTGCTACCCATTTTGATTGGAATTTTGATACAGCTATTGTTGGCGCTATGATTACCAATTTTGCTATAGTTGCCTGCAATCCTCCTATCTGGCAAAGAGCATTTGCGGCTAAAACATCGGGAACAGCTAAAAAAGGTATGATTGTCGGATATTGTATTTACGGTGCAACAATATTCCTATGTATATTTATTGCTTTTGCAGCACTGGTAATTTTACCAAACATAAAAGAAACCTTCCCAAGCTATGACTATACAGTTCCTGCATTGGTTATGACTGTTTTACCTAAGGGACTCATTGGCCTTACAATTGCGGCAATGCTGGCGGTATCAATGTCATCGGGAGATTCTCAGCTGCTTTGCTCTATGCAGCACTTCACTTCAGATTTTATGAAGGTTATAAAACCCAATATGACCACAAAGCAGGAGCTAAACTGCGGAAGAATTGCGTGTCTTGTTTCCGGTGTTATCGCTTTGGCTTTAGCGTTATGGATGAAGAGTGCATATGATTTGCTAATGCTTGTCTGGGGCTTCTATTCTTCAGCTATGGCTTGTCCTGCATTGGCTACACTGTTTTGGAAAAAGGCAACAAAAGTCGGTGTTGTTTCAGGTGCCTTTGGCGGACTGATAGCAAATATCGTTTGGAAATATGTTCTTGGCACTCCCTTTGGAATTTCAGCGGTTATTCCCGGCCTTTTGGTTAGTGCCCTGTTAATAATTGTTGTAAGCCTTGTTACCTACAACAAAGAAAATCCCCCTATGTTCTTTGAAACAAAAGACGAAGCTTTCTAAAATAAAAGCGAGGTGAATTTCACCTCGCTTTTTTATTTACACTCTTCTGTGAGCTGTGCTTGAAGCTGGGCGGCGAGGGCTGTCATTGCTTTTTCGTCGGCCTTGCAGACCTTACGGTCATAGGTTAAAAAGCCGTTGATTTCGTCCTCTACATCGCTGACTTGGGTGCATATGGCGCCGCAAAGACCTTTTTTGATAGCGGGCAGCACTTTGCTTTGGTACAGAGTCAGCATTTGGCTTTGGAACTGTTCCCGATTAGCGCAGGTTTTGTAGCCGTAAGCGTTATCGGGATTGAAAAGATGTCCCTCTACTGCATAGGCGTAGCCGCCGAACTCACTGAGTATCAACGGTTTTTTGGCGGGGCGAATCTGATTCCAAGGGCCAAAATAAATGTGAAGACTTTCCACGTCACTGCATTTTCGTCTAAACCAGCCTGATGTGGTGTCGATAATTCGGGTATCGTCCAGCGTTCGTAGCTTTTGGTAGACATTGTCGCTGTCAAACTGTCCCCAACCTTCGTTGAATACAGTCCAATAGAGAATACAGGGGTGGTTGCGAAGCTGTGCCACAGTCTGTTCCATACACTGCAGAAAACGCTCTCTGCTTTTAGCGTCTTTGTGCATATGCTTATCACGTAATTTCTGAATTCTTACTGTAGGTATGGCGGTGTCCCGAATAAAGCTGTAATCGCTGTTGTTCACCATATCCTGAAAGACTATCATACCCAGCCTGTCGCATTGGTAGTAAAACTCCTCCGCCTCCACCTTGATATGCTTGCGCAAGGTGTTGAAGCCAAGCCTTTTCATAGCTATTATGTCTTGGACATAACATTCAGGAGAGGCAGGGGTATAAATGCCGTCAGGCCAATAGCCTTGGTCTAAAAGGCCGTGAAAGAAATATGGCTTGCCGTTAAGGCAAAGACGGGGAATGCCGTCCACTACCTTGGTATCAATGAAGCGAATTGCAAAGTAGGAGTCCACCGTATCCTCTTCCGTAACAACCTTAAAGGAATAGAGATAGGGATTTTCGGGACTCCAAAGCTGTGGATTTTTCGGTTCAATTACCGCTCTGCCATTTTCCAAAGGATATTCGCCCAAGCCCTCCACCTGCACCTTACCGTTCAGGGCAGGATATATGGAGATATGGACACTGTAGCCACGGTTTTCAATCCGCATATCCTCAATATATCGTATCGGCACGCTCTCCAACCACACACTCTGCCAGATACCTGAAACAGGTGTGTACCACATTCCGCCTCGGCGTAGTGTCTGCTTGCCGTAGGGCATAGAAAGGTCACGCAAATCATCGGTACAGCAAATCTCTAACAGATTTTCTTCTTCCAATGCATCAGTAATATCCAAAGTAAAGGCGGTGTAGCCGCCTTCGTGACAGCCAACAAATTTCTTGTTTATATAAACTTCTGCAATCTGATCGGCTGCGCCGATGTGCAGAAGGACTCTGCCTTTGTTAAAGCCTTCAGGCAGTCTGAAATTTCGACGGTAAGAAAGAATACTGCCCTCGGGGAAATGTCGGTTTACTCCGGAAAGCAGACTTTCGGGGCAAAACGGTACCCGAATGGACAAGGGTTCTTCCTGTCCCTCCACGCTAAGCGTCCAGATGCCGTTAAGGTTAATATAGCTTTCACGGCGCAGCTGAGGTCTGGGATAAAGCTCCCAAGGTGTGCCTGTGAGCGCTTCGCCCTGGGAAGTATACAGCTTGTTAAGCATAAACTATCACTCCTGCTCAATATTATAATGGTTATAGTTAGTCGAAAAAGTAAATAAAAATACTTTTTCGACGCCAAATCAATGATTTGGAAACAAATTTTCGAAGAAAATTTGACAATAACCATTGCAATGAGTGTCGTGTGCAATTAAAATTTAAAAATTTTAATTGCACAAAGCCGATGAAATCGGCTTATCAAAACGCATTTAAGCGTTTCGACAAACAACAATCATTATACCATACACAAAAAAGAAAAACCATAGGTTATTTATTACGCAGAGTACGGCACAGAAGCATTGACATCAATGGACAGCGATACCTAAAAAAGCGAGGTAATCACCTCGCTTTTTTAGTTAATGTAACACTTTTTCCGTTATGTCAATCAATGCTTCAAAACCACCTTGAAGCTGTTCAATATTTTCAAACATTTCAGATTCATAAGATTTAAAGAAGGTATAGTCAGAAGCAATTTCTTGTACGGTATAGTAAACTGATGTTTGATTTGGATATCCAAACAAGGTAATACGTACTGTGTAATTTTCATCGGCAAAAACTGCTATAACAAATCCCGGTAATAATGGTTGTGTTTCAACGATTCTTCTTTGAATGGTGTATTGCAATTTTTCTATAGGAACATTATTCTTTCCTGTCTTCCCTGCAAAATAGAAGGTGGCAATAACTGTTGCAATTTCTATTACACCCATAATGGCGAATATTGTCCAATCAATGTTGCTGAATTCGTGCATTTCTCTTTCGCCGGTCAAAAAAACTGTGATAAAGATAATGATAAACATTAAAGCAACACCGGAACAAACATATATAAGCCCTTTCTTTTTGGTTGCTTTTAAGCTGTTTAACTTTTCGGTTAGCGTTTCCGGTTGT from Oscillospiraceae bacterium includes the following:
- a CDS encoding glycoside hydrolase family 2, coding for MLNKLYTSQGEALTGTPWELYPRPQLRRESYINLNGIWTLSVEGQEEPLSIRVPFCPESLLSGVNRHFPEGSILSYRRNFRLPEGFNKGRVLLHIGAADQIAEVYINKKFVGCHEGGYTAFTLDITDALEEENLLEICCTDDLRDLSMPYGKQTLRRGGMWYTPVSGIWQSVWLESVPIRYIEDMRIENRGYSVHISIYPALNGKVQVEGLGEYPLENGRAVIEPKNPQLWSPENPYLYSFKVVTEEDTVDSYFAIRFIDTKVVDGIPRLCLNGKPYFFHGLLDQGYWPDGIYTPASPECYVQDIIAMKRLGFNTLRKHIKVEAEEFYYQCDRLGMIVFQDMVNNSDYSFIRDTAIPTVRIQKLRDKHMHKDAKSRERFLQCMEQTVAQLRNHPCILYWTVFNEGWGQFDSDNVYQKLRTLDDTRIIDTTSGWFRRKCSDVESLHIYFGPWNQIRPAKKPLILSEFGGYAYAVEGHLFNPDNAYGYKTCANREQFQSQMLTLYQSKVLPAIKKGLCGAICTQVSDVEDEINGFLTYDRKVCKADEKAMTALAAQLQAQLTEECK
- a CDS encoding sodium:solute symporter family protein, producing the protein MFNVSALDWVVVILYLLGMLGIGILFTKKIRNSDDYFLAGKSLGFFPIACSIAATTIGGAAMLGRTGTIYQKGLAGVTMALPYLLAMVLMGFAFPRIAKIGKKYNVSTLPQLFGARYGKTIQAIIGIICSIGMGASVATQISGCSTVFSIMGGDSLGISYETAAIFATIIFIVYVLFSGLYSVVWTDVVQAVLLVGMIYLLLPIKGIADAGGWEVVKNTIPATHFDWNFDTAIVGAMITNFAIVACNPPIWQRAFAAKTSGTAKKGMIVGYCIYGATIFLCIFIAFAALVILPNIKETFPSYDYTVPALVMTVLPKGLIGLTIAAMLAVSMSSGDSQLLCSMQHFTSDFMKVIKPNMTTKQELNCGRIACLVSGVIALALALWMKSAYDLLMLVWGFYSSAMACPALATLFWKKATKVGVVSGAFGGLIANIVWKYVLGTPFGISAVIPGLLVSALLIIVVSLVTYNKENPPMFFETKDEAF